The Methanothrix soehngenii GP6 genome has a window encoding:
- a CDS encoding helix-turn-helix transcriptional regulator encodes MDPAVEIGYALQIDEATAALADTVTSAGSNAGISNLKMEILQYVAILITILLLIGAVFLIRSSRRRSKPLGPEKCPAAHEHMIKTQSSGHRNAEHEDQVQSAQKNDGSEEFRAGMADTSEISAVMATLTDKEQSVLKLLLQRGGRMVQRDISYETDISKSSLSGILTSMEKRKLITKREKGRTNIIELSERFKNNKEQF; translated from the coding sequence TTGGATCCTGCGGTTGAAATTGGATATGCTCTTCAGATTGACGAGGCAACCGCGGCGTTGGCAGATACAGTCACCTCTGCTGGATCAAATGCTGGAATATCGAATTTAAAAATGGAAATTTTGCAATATGTTGCGATATTAATTACTATTTTGCTGCTTATTGGCGCTGTTTTTCTGATCCGCTCCTCCAGGCGCAGGTCAAAACCTTTGGGGCCTGAAAAATGCCCTGCCGCTCATGAGCATATGATAAAAACCCAATCATCCGGCCATAGAAACGCTGAGCATGAGGATCAAGTTCAATCTGCTCAAAAGAATGATGGCAGCGAGGAATTCAGAGCAGGTATGGCGGATACCAGCGAAATATCCGCGGTGATGGCTACTTTGACGGACAAAGAGCAATCCGTCTTAAAGCTTCTGCTGCAGCGCGGAGGGAGGATGGTCCAGAGGGATATCAGCTATGAGACGGATATCTCTAAATCATCTCTATCAGGCATTTTAACCTCAATGGAGAAGCGCAAATTGATAACCAAAAGAGAAAAAGGCAGAACGAACATAATAGAATTGTCAGAGAGATTTAAGAACAATAAAGAACAATTTTAA